From a single Pelmatolapia mariae isolate MD_Pm_ZW linkage group LG20, Pm_UMD_F_2, whole genome shotgun sequence genomic region:
- the itchb gene encoding itchy E3 ubiquitin protein ligase b → MASGATKSGTSNGYPIRAQLQIVVLSAKLKENKKNWFGPSPYVEVTVDGQSKKTEKCTNTHSPKWKQPLTVIVTPFSKLVFRVWSHQTLKSDLLLGMATLDLSETLKSNDMKISEVVQTLQLCADRDESDVVGDLSVCLDGMTVDPDMFAKAEADHHSTSNGESQPNGDHSIRHSRDSSPAVDSIEHKSSPSGRRSVNSTGSPSVSSTGLRPVRPPRPSRPPPPTPRRPTSSPASSSNGSAAADCSDGQSGSDTPVRAPASGPSSAPDSSPSWGSDRNSTVASSSGAAATRQPTSTITPAVTPRVPAVNTGPLPPGWEQRVDQNGRLYYVDHVEKKTTWERPEPLPHGWERRVDQMGRVYFVDHITRTTTWQRPTVETVRNYEQWQHQRSQLQGAMQQFNQRFIFGAQDQATATQNKEYDPLGPLPQGWEKRTDSNGRVYFVHHPTRSTQWEDPRTQGLLNEKPLPEGWEMRFTVDGIPYFVDHTRRTTTYIDPRTGKSSLENGPQITYVRDFKAKVQYFRFWCQQLAMPQHVKINVSRKTLFEDSFQQIMSLNAQDLRRRLWIIFPGEEGLDYGGVSREWFFLLSHEVLNPMYCLFEYAGKDNYCLQINPASYINPDHLKYFKFIGRFIAMALFHGKFIDTGFSLPFYKRILNKPLTLHDLESIDPEFYNSLMWIKDNNIEECGLEMFFSVDKEILGEISTHELKPGGGDIQVTEENKEEYIRLVAEWRLSRGVEEQTQAFFEGFNEVLPQQYLQYFDAKELEVMLCGMQEIDLVDWQRNTIYRHYARSSKQIVWFWQLVKEMDNEKRMRLLQFVTGTCRLPVGGFNDLMGSNGAQKFCIEKVGKENWLPRSHTCFNRLDLPPYKSYEQLKEKLMFAIEETEGFGQE, encoded by the exons ATGGCCAGTGGAGCCACCAAGTCGGGCACTTCCAATGGATACCCTATTAGGGCACAGCTACAAATCGTTG TGCTATCagcaaaactgaaagaaaacaagaaaaactggTTTGGTCCCAGTCCCTATGTGGAAGTGACAGTCGACGGCCAGtccaagaaaacagagaaatgtaCCAACACTCACAGCCCCAAATGGAAGCAGCCGCTCACTGT GATCGTAACTCCATTCAGCAAACTAGTGTTTCGTGTGTGGAGCCACCAGACCCTGAAGTCAGATCTGTTGCTAGGGATGGCCACGCTGGATCTTAGTGAAACACTCAAATCTAATGACATGAAAA TTTCTGAGGTGGTGCAGACCTTACAACTGTGTGCAGACAGGGACGAGTCAGACGTGGTGGGGGACCTGTCTGTCTGCCTTGACGGCATGACTGTTGATCCTGATATGTTCGCAAAAGCAGAAGCCGACCATCACA gtACATCAAATGGGGAGTCGCAGCCAAATGGTGATCATTCCATAAG GCACAGTCGAGACAGCTCTCCGGCTGTGGACAGCATAGAGCACAAGTCCTCTCCTAGTGGCCGTAGATCAGTAAACAGCACAGGGTCTCCATCGGTATCTTCAACAGGGCTGAGGCCTGTTCGACCACCTAGGCCATCTAGACCTCCGCCTCCAACCCCACGCAGACCCACCTCTTCACCAG CATCTTCCAGCAATGGCTCTGCTGCAGCAGACTGCAGCGACGGCCAGTCAGGTTCTGATACCCCGGTGCGAGCGCCGGCCTCGGGTCCCTCATCAGCCCCAGACTCAAGTCCATCATGGGGCTCTGACAGGAACTCCACAGTGGCCTCCAGTTCTGGAGCTGCAGCAACCAGGCAGCCGACCAGCACCATCACCCCTGCTGTCACTCCCAGAGTCCCCGCAGTCAACACAGGACCCTTGCCTCCTGG ATGGGAGCAGAGAGTGGATCAGAACGGCAGGCTTTATTATGTTGATCACGTGGAGAAGAAAACAACGTGGGAACGGCCTGAACCACTGCCCCATGg CTGGGAGCGTCGTGTTGACCAAATGGGGCGGGTCTACTTTGTTGATCACATCACACGAACCACCACATGGCAACGCCCCACTGTGGAGACAGTGCGCAATTATGAACAATGGCAGCACCAGCGAAGCCAGCTGCAGGGCGCCATGCAGCAGTTCAACCAGAGATTTATATTTGGG GCCCAAGACCAGGCCACAGCCACTCAAAATAAGGAGTATGATCCTCTTGGGCCTCTACCACAGGGATGGG AGAAGAGAACAGACTCCAATGGCAGAGTTTATTTTGTGCATCACCCTACACGGTCAACACAGTGGGAGGATCCAAGAACACAGgg TTTGCTGAATGAGAAGCCCCTTCCTGAAGGCTGGGAGATGCGCTTCACTGTAGACGGTATTCCTTATTTTGTCGACCACACCAGGAGAACCACCACCTACATCGACCCCCGCACTGGAAAATCCTCACT TGAAAATGGACCCCAGATCACCTATGTTCGAGACTTCAAAGCCAAAGTACAGTACTTCAGATTCTGGTGCCAG cAACTGGCGATGCCTCAACACGTCAAGATCAACGTATCCAGAAAAACCCTGTTTGAGGACTCCTTCCAGCAG ATAATGAGCTTAAATGCTCAAGATCTGCGAAGGAGGCTGTGGATCATCTTCCCTGGAGAAGAAGGGCTTGACTATGGCGGTGTTTCCAG GGAGTGGTTCTTCCTGCTGTCCCATGAGGTTTTGAACCCGATGTATTGCCTGTTTGAATATGCTGGCAAAGATAACTACTGTCTTCAGATCAACCCAGCCTCCTACATCAACCCTGACCACCTCAAGTATTTCAAGTTCATAGGACGCTTTATTGCCATG GCTCTTTTCCATGGCAAGTTCATCGACACTGGTTTCTCACTGCCATTTTACAAGCGCATCCTCAACAAGCCGCTGACCCTCCACGACCTGGAGTCCATTGATCCGGAGTTCTACAACTCCCTCATGTGGATCAA GGATAACAACATTGAGGAGTGCGGGCTGGAGATGTTCTTCTCTGTTGACAAGGAGATCCTGGGGGAGATCTCCACCCATGAGCTGAAACCAGGAGGAGGTGACATCCAAGTCACAGAAGAGAACAAGGAGGAGTACATCAG GCTGGTGGCAGAGTGGCGCCTGTCCAGAGGAGTAGAAGAGCAGACACAGGCTTTCTTTGAAGGCTTCAATGAGGTCCTCCCTCAGCAGTACCTGCAGTACTTTGATGCAAAAGAGTTGGAG GTCATGCTGTGTGGTATGCAGGAGATTGACCTGGTAGACTGGCAGAGAAACACCATCTACAGACACTATGCTCGCAGCAGTAAACAGATCGTCTGGTTCTGGCAG ctgGTGAAGGAGATGGACAATGAGAAGAGGATGAGACTGCTGCAGTTCGTCACTGGTACCTGTCGCCTGCCAGTCGGAGGCTTCAATGACCTCATGG GAAGCAACGGTGCTCAAAAGTTCTGCATTGAGAAGGTGGGAAAAGAAAACTGGCTTCCCAGAAGTCACACATG CTTCAACAGACTGGATTTGCCACCCTACAAGAGCTACGAGCAGCTGAAAGAGAAGCTGATGTTTGCCATTGAGGAAACGGAAGGCTTTGGACAGGAGTAA